In Nonomuraea muscovyensis, one genomic interval encodes:
- a CDS encoding SUKH-4 family immunity protein, translating into MAAGKEDLVTLDVEKGRELGLSQADLVLLTETGLPRVAGGHFCADIPDGPLGLFTVRPLDEDDRALILGGTGPDGDMLYFLDVNEGSVVLLSRGDEDEEPGFEIVNTTLEAFAEFVRRLGAYVDAPRAERPADDKTRLAEIAAGLEELDPEAFRHPHCWWAMVVAHHRREAARRERAHSPAETHSEAFDRALDRLDEKGWRHVTGKEFASATDEYGLLTLPDDISDAFSADGGLRRDVDVRWRGGLPSEIQSAFAWEGLVVRVPEDEPEDEDDFEAAMERLRAAAHGSQEPDEGIVTWLAAAETSDLCRILRAFERLAAKGYVAEPALWPTTSGCWQRVAELTEDVESPRAVFWNTQSHDTAFDTRGDLVNELYLGWAGDREEIAGALAETELAVRVPAHEGTTFILGPAVRT; encoded by the coding sequence ATGGCCGCGGGCAAGGAGGATCTCGTCACCCTGGACGTCGAGAAGGGGAGGGAACTCGGGTTGTCCCAGGCCGACCTCGTGCTCCTCACCGAGACCGGGCTGCCCAGGGTGGCAGGCGGGCACTTCTGCGCGGACATCCCCGACGGGCCGCTCGGGCTGTTCACCGTCCGCCCGCTGGACGAGGACGATCGGGCCCTGATCTTGGGCGGAACCGGGCCCGACGGCGACATGCTGTACTTCCTCGATGTGAACGAGGGGAGCGTCGTGCTCCTTTCCCGAGGAGACGAGGACGAGGAGCCCGGGTTCGAGATCGTGAACACCACGCTGGAGGCGTTCGCCGAGTTCGTGCGCCGGTTGGGCGCGTACGTGGACGCACCCCGGGCGGAGCGGCCCGCGGACGACAAAACCCGCCTCGCGGAGATCGCCGCAGGGCTGGAGGAACTCGATCCTGAGGCGTTCAGGCATCCGCATTGCTGGTGGGCGATGGTGGTCGCACATCATCGGCGGGAAGCGGCCAGGCGCGAGAGGGCGCATTCGCCGGCCGAGACGCACAGCGAGGCCTTCGACCGGGCCCTCGACCGGCTGGACGAGAAGGGGTGGCGACACGTCACGGGCAAGGAGTTCGCGTCCGCGACCGACGAATACGGATTGCTGACCCTGCCGGACGACATCTCAGACGCGTTCTCGGCCGACGGCGGCCTGCGCCGGGATGTCGACGTCCGCTGGAGGGGCGGCCTTCCGTCGGAGATCCAGTCAGCCTTCGCCTGGGAGGGGCTCGTGGTCCGTGTCCCCGAGGACGAGCCGGAGGACGAAGACGATTTCGAGGCGGCGATGGAGCGGCTTCGGGCGGCGGCCCACGGCTCCCAGGAGCCGGACGAAGGCATCGTGACCTGGCTGGCCGCCGCGGAGACCTCCGATCTGTGCCGGATCCTGCGGGCCTTCGAACGCCTGGCCGCGAAGGGATACGTCGCCGAGCCCGCCCTCTGGCCCACCACGTCAGGATGCTGGCAGCGCGTGGCCGAACTGACCGAGGACGTGGAATCACCCAGGGCGGTCTTCTGGAACACCCAGAGCCACGACACGGCCTTCGACACCAGGGGCGACCTGGTGAACGAGCTCTACCTCGGGTGGGCGGGCGACCGCGAGGAGATCGCCGGGGCCCTGGCCGAGACGGAGCTGGCGGTGAGGGTGCCCGCTCACGAGGGAACGACCTTCATCCTCGGTCCCGCCGTCCGGACGTGA